Below is a genomic region from Leucobacter exalbidus.
CCTGACTGATTCACTGGACTGGCGTCAGACTCAAATGCGTCTGCCTTGCCCGGGGTAAACATCAACAGCACTCCCCCCAGCATGGCGGCGAACCCGATCAGGCCGAGCCACAGCTGCTGCGCTGCCACTCCACCCACGAGCACACCAATACCAACCAGCGCCAAGACAATACCCAGTACCAGTGAACGATAGTTCACTCGGCGACGACTGCCCGAGACCGTTTGCATTACGTCGGCCTCGCTTTGATAGAGCCCGCGCTCCATCTCGTCAAGCAGTCGCTGTTCGTGTTCTGACAGCGCCATGACGACCCTCCCGACCGTTCTAATACTTTCCTACGCTCAGTCTACGTTGCCCACACCGAAGTAGGCTAGTTACGTGCACGAAACGACACGACTCGCAGGGCTTCTTCAGGAGCGAATCAACGACACGCTGGGCCGGCATCGCGAGGCCCTCGCGCCACTCGGCCCCGACGCGGGTGCTGTCCTCGATGAGGCGACCCAATTTCTGCAGGGCGGCAAACGATTCCGCGCCCAGTTTGCGGTGCTGGGATACCGAGCGATACGGCAGCTCGATGTCTCGGGTGATGTCGACGCCGAGTTTGGGGCGGTGCTTGATGCCGCGTGCTCACTCGAGCTGTTCCACGCCGCCGCCCTCATCCACGACGACATCATCGACCGCTCTGACACGCGGCGTGGTCGCCCGGCCACGCACCGCAGTTTTGCTGCGATGCACCGCGACAGCGGGCTCCGCGGCGATGCAGATCACTTCGGCACCGCCTCGGCGCTGCTCGTTGGTGATTTGCTGCAGTCATGGGCCGATGAGCTCATGCAGGCGGCTTGCGCGGCGGTAGATCGCGAGCGCGGTGACCGCGCACGCGTGCACTTCAACCGCATGCGCAGCGAGGTGGCCGTCGGCCAGTACCTCGACGTGCTCGAGGAGCAGCAGCCCCGCTTTGCCCCGCACAACGAGCAGCTTGAGCGCTCCACGCGGGTGCTCGTCTACAAGTCAGCCAAGTACAGCGTTGAAGCACCGCTGCTCGTGGGCGCGGCCCTCGCCGGCGCCACCCTCGAGCAGGAAGCGCCCTTGGCGGCATTCGGCCTTCCCGTCGGAGTAGCGTTTCAGCTGCGCGATGACCTACTGGGCGTATTCGGTGACGAACAGGTCACCGGCAAGCCCGCGGGTGACGACCTCATCGAGGGCAAGCGCACCGTACTGGTCACCCTCACGCGCGAAACGCTGCCGCACACGCAGCAGAACATCTTTGATGAACTGCTTGGCACCGACCTCGACGTTGAAGACGTGCGCATGCTGCAGCGCACGATTCGCGAAAGCGGTGCGGTCGAAGAAGTTGAAGGCATGATTACGCGCAACGTCGACCGCGCGGTGGGGGCACTCCAGGGCTCCCCCGTGCGCCCCGACGCCGCGCACCTGCTCGCCCAGCTCGCCGAGAGGGCCGCGCAGCGCACGGCGTAGCCCTCGACGTAGCCCTCAATGCAAACGGGTGCCCGGCAGCTGAGCTGCCGGGCACCCGTTTGTCATCTGCGCTTGCAGGTGGGCCGTAAAGCGTTAGAAGGCGAGGCCCTGAGTTGCACGGCGCACCGCGCTCTTGTTGCCCGAAAGCAGGGTGTCGATGGGGCGTGCGCCCAGTTCATCGTTGACCGACATCAACCACTCAACGGCTTCGTCGTCAGAGAATCCGGCGTCGAGCAAGGCGAGCAGCGTGCCGCGCAGTGCGGGCAGCGGTTCAGTGCCTTCGACGAACTCTGCGGGCACGCGCAGGCTGCCATTGACGCGCACCGTGGCGAGGTAGTGATCCTCGATCAGGCGGTGAATGCGGCCGGGGGTTGCGCTAAAGCGCTCCACCAGGTCGGCGATAGTAAACATTTCGGGCTCTGAAGCGTTGCTGTGTGACACGCCACCACTCTGCCACTGGTGAGTGCCCTGCGCAATCGCCATGCCGCAATCCATGCTGAGAATCGGGCATTTACCCCCTGCGGCAAGCGCTATGGCCGTGTGCTGCGCCCGAATGTTTCGGGGTTCACTGGCCGAACTGCGCGCGGCAGAGTTTCGAGCACGAGTAAATATGATTCGGTGACGAGGTCGAGAAACAGTTCGAGGTCGAGTGTGGTGCCTGCCCGCACGGTGATCCAGTGTCGTTTGTTCATGTGGTAGCCCGGGGTGATCTGGGGGAAGGCTTGCTGCAGCACCTGGGAGTCTGCGGGGCGGGCTTTGAGGGTTACGACCGGTTCGTCGCGCACGGTGCTGGCGAGCAGAAATACTTTGCCGACGATTTTGTAGACGTCGTGGTCGGGCCCGAAGGGGTGTTCGAGGGTCGCGCCTGGCAGTTGCTCGGCGCGCTGAAACGCGTGTTGCTGAAGTTCGCTGCCGTTCATGTGGGTTCCCTCGATCGGTGGCTGGGCAGGCGCTCGCCCGCTGCCCACGCTACCCGATGCGATGCGCCCGTTACGGCGCGAGCTGCCCCGATGCGATCCGCGCGATGGCCCGGTCTTCGGCCCACCGCAGGGTTTGGCAGAGCAGCTGGGTGGCGCCCGGCATGAACCCTGCGCCGTGATGAAACACCGGATCCATAGTGGTCATGAAGATTTCACCTGGCGTGGAGACGCGGTCGATATAGGTGGTGGCCCCCACCTCCACACCGTTTTCTTCGACGGTGACGAGTGGGATCGCGCCCACGGGTGGCTGGAAGATGCCGTGGTGGTGCCAGATCATGGCGCGCTTTGTAAAGTAGGGCCAGACCTGGTCGTCGAGGTTGCGAATGCGCATGCCGTGGTCTTCGCCGGTGCGCCACCACCAGAAGTTGGTGGGGCGGGCTTCCCAGGTGATGCCGGGCACCCATTCGTGGGCGGCGTTCTCGCCGAAGATGACGAGCACTCCCCCGCGTTCGGCGACCGCCCAAATGTCTGCGGCGCGGCGCGCGAGCAGGCCCGGGTGTTCACGGTCGGCGACGATCACGATATCGAAGGCGTCAAGTCCCCCGGGTTCGAGGTCGGGCAGGTACACCGTTTCGATCTGGTGTGGGGTGAGGGCCGGGTCTGCGAGGGCCGAGAGCTGGTAGCCGCTTGCGGTGTGCAGCAGGGCGGTGCGCGGCAGCCGCGGCGCAGGCGCAGACGTAGACGAAACCGCGCTTTGGGTCTGGGGATGTGTGTGGGTCATCGGGTGCTTCCTAGCCAGGCGCGAACGTTGGGGGCGAAGCTACCGAGAGTGGTGCCCGGCGCATCGGGAAATGCTTCGAGGTCGAGGCCCTGGTGCACGGCGACCTCGCCGTCGCCCAGGGGGAAGGCGTAGTCGATGGGGGCGCGCAGCGGCCCGATCGTGTTGATGACGGTGGCGTCTGCGGGCAGGCGTACGGCGTAGCCGCGGCCGTAGAACCCGGCGACTCCAATCTGTTCGAGCTCTGCGCGGGTGTGGGCTCCCGGTACCCCGGTGCGGTAGAGCACATCGGCGAGGTCGATGCCCTGCCAGATCGGGTGGGGGTTGGCGGGTTCGATGACGAGGTCTTCGGGGCGCGAGAACATGAGCTTGCGCCATTTGGGGAGGCCGGGCAGAAATGGTTTGGTGACGTGGCCGTTGATGAGCACGCGGCCACCGGCCCGCACGAACGCTTCGAGCTTGGGTTGCTGCCGTGACAGAAACTCTTGGTCGCACATGCCGGTGATGAGGATGCCCGTTACCCCGTCGAGGTTCAGGTGCGCAAAGTCGTAGATGTCGACGCGTTCGATGGGGTCGTGGGCGACCACGGGGGTGGCCCCCATTTGCGCGGGCCGGTTCGGCGACGACACGAGCGCGATGATGCGCACGCCCGTCGACTCAGGATCGTGGGTGGTCATGCGACTGCTTTCTGTGGGACGGGAAGGAGGCATTGCCGGGCGCACCCGGTGCCCGGCACCCCGAAGTCTGGAACGGTGATGTGTTGGTCGGTGTCACGCACCGAGACGTACCCGGTGGCGATGGGAAGCCCGTACAGCGCGCTGAGGGTGTCGCTGGTGAGCAGCTCGGTGGTGGGCCCGACGCGAATGTCGTCGCTGTCGACGATGAGCATGGTGGTGTCGGCGATGCGCAGGGCGTGGTCGAGGTGGTGGGTAGTCATGATGATGGCCATCCCCTCGTCGGCGAGCCGGTGCAGCACCTGCAGCACACGGGCCTGATTTTTAAGGTCGAGCGCCGAGGCCGGCTCATCGAGCACCATCGCGCCGCACTCGGTCGCGAGGGCCCGGGCGATGAGCACCATCTGGCGTTCGCCCCCTGACAGGCCGCGAAAGTCGCGGTGCGCCAGGTGCCCGATGCCGACGCGCTCAATGGCGGCCATCGCGGCCGCGCGATCGGCCGCTTGCGGGGTGCCGTACGCCCGAATGAACCGGGCCCGGCCCATCAACACCATCTCGATCACCGCGAACGAGGTGGCGGTCGAGTGTGACTGCGGCACATAGCCGACGTGCACGCTGTGCGCCACTGATCCGGAGCTGGCCTGTTGTACGCCCGCCAGGCACTTAATCATCGTGGTTTTGCCGCGCGCGTTGGGCCCGAGTACCGCCATCACGTGCCCGGGGGCGAGCTCGACGCTGACGTCGCGAAAGATCCAGCGATCGCCGTCGTAGCTGTGCGATATCTGGTCGGCCTTAATCATTGATCCACGCTTTCTTTCCCATGCGTGCGAGCAGCACGATAAACACCGGCGCCCCAATGACCGCGGTGAGAATGCCCAGCGGCACCTCGGTTGACACGAGCGATCGCGAGAGTGTGTCGACGAGCGTCAGATACCCGCCGCCGATCATGAGCGATGCGGGCAGCAGCACTCGGTTATCGCTGCCCACGATCAGCCGCGCAATGTGGGGCACGAGCAGCCCGACCCAGCCGATCGCGCCCGAGACCGCGACGGCCCCGGCGGTGAGCAGCGCTACGGCGATGAGCAAAATGCTCCGGATCGCCTTCGGTTTCAGGCCCAGCGCCTGTGCGTCTTCGTCGCCGAGGGTGAGCACGTTGAGGCGCCAGCGCAGCGCGAAGATCACAATCCCGCCAATCAGCAGCGGAATCAGCGCCGTGAGCACTTTGGCGTAGCTGGCGCTCGCGAGCGACCCCAGCAGCCAGAAGGTGATCGAGGGCAGCTCGGTGTAGGGGTCGGCGAGGTAGGTCTGCAGTGAGACCAGCGCGCCGAAGAACGCGCTCACCACCACTCCGCCGAGCACGATCATCAGCAGCGGGGAGGATGACCCGATGCGGCCAATAAACATCACGAGTAAGAGGGCGACGATGCCGAAGGCGAAGGCGCCGCCGATCAGCCAGCCGGTTCCCAGGCCGAGCACCATAATCAGCACCCCGCCAAATGAGGCCCCGGCAGATACCCCAAGCACCTCGGGGCTGACGAGGGGGTTGCGGAAGACGCCCTGCAGCACCGCGCCCGCCAGCGCAAGCGCCGAACCAACGATGAGCGAGAGCAGCACGCGCGGCATGCGCACATCGAACACGATCGTCGCTTCCTTCGCGAACCAGGTCTGCTCGATCGGCAGCAGCTGCCCGGCGAGCATGCGCGCCACTTCCACGGGCGGCACCACATACCGGCCGACGGCGAGCGCAATGATCGCGATCACGATGACGCCCACGGCAATGAGCGGCAGGGTGACGAGCCGCGTGCGGCGCGTGGGGTCGAGGTCATGCTGCGCTGCGGCTGCCG
It encodes:
- a CDS encoding DUF3040 domain-containing protein; the protein is MALSEHEQRLLDEMERGLYQSEADVMQTVSGSRRRVNYRSLVLGIVLALVGIGVLVGGVAAQQLWLGLIGFAAMLGGVLLMFTPGKADAFESDASPVNQSGAGRKERTPRESFSDRMERRWDERMDGDR
- a CDS encoding ABC transporter ATP-binding protein, encoding MIKADQISHSYDGDRWIFRDVSVELAPGHVMAVLGPNARGKTTMIKCLAGVQQASSGSVAHSVHVGYVPQSHSTATSFAVIEMVLMGRARFIRAYGTPQAADRAAAMAAIERVGIGHLAHRDFRGLSGGERQMVLIARALATECGAMVLDEPASALDLKNQARVLQVLHRLADEGMAIIMTTHHLDHALRIADTTMLIVDSDDIRVGPTTELLTSDTLSALYGLPIATGYVSVRDTDQHITVPDFGVPGTGCARQCLLPVPQKAVA
- a CDS encoding Rv2175c family DNA-binding protein; amino-acid sequence: MAIAQGTHQWQSGGVSHSNASEPEMFTIADLVERFSATPGRIHRLIEDHYLATVRVNGSLRVPAEFVEGTEPLPALRGTLLALLDAGFSDDEAVEWLMSVNDELGARPIDTLLSGNKSAVRRATQGLAF
- a CDS encoding FecCD family ABC transporter permease, whose protein sequence is MRLTSHPRPRIEPEPATTPVDTSAAAAAQHDLDPTRRTRLVTLPLIAVGVIVIAIIALAVGRYVVPPVEVARMLAGQLLPIEQTWFAKEATIVFDVRMPRVLLSLIVGSALALAGAVLQGVFRNPLVSPEVLGVSAGASFGGVLIMVLGLGTGWLIGGAFAFGIVALLLVMFIGRIGSSSPLLMIVLGGVVVSAFFGALVSLQTYLADPYTELPSITFWLLGSLASASYAKVLTALIPLLIGGIVIFALRWRLNVLTLGDEDAQALGLKPKAIRSILLIAVALLTAGAVAVSGAIGWVGLLVPHIARLIVGSDNRVLLPASLMIGGGYLTLVDTLSRSLVSTEVPLGILTAVIGAPVFIVLLARMGKKAWIND
- a CDS encoding MmcQ/YjbR family DNA-binding protein; protein product: MNGSELQQHAFQRAEQLPGATLEHPFGPDHDVYKIVGKVFLLASTVRDEPVVTLKARPADSQVLQQAFPQITPGYHMNKRHWITVRAGTTLDLELFLDLVTESYLLVLETLPRAVRPVNPETFGRSTRP
- a CDS encoding polyprenyl synthetase family protein, which translates into the protein MHETTRLAGLLQERINDTLGRHREALAPLGPDAGAVLDEATQFLQGGKRFRAQFAVLGYRAIRQLDVSGDVDAEFGAVLDAACSLELFHAAALIHDDIIDRSDTRRGRPATHRSFAAMHRDSGLRGDADHFGTASALLVGDLLQSWADELMQAACAAVDRERGDRARVHFNRMRSEVAVGQYLDVLEEQQPRFAPHNEQLERSTRVLVYKSAKYSVEAPLLVGAALAGATLEQEAPLAAFGLPVGVAFQLRDDLLGVFGDEQVTGKPAGDDLIEGKRTVLVTLTRETLPHTQQNIFDELLGTDLDVEDVRMLQRTIRESGAVEEVEGMITRNVDRAVGALQGSPVRPDAAHLLAQLAERAAQRTA